Part of the Antechinus flavipes isolate AdamAnt ecotype Samford, QLD, Australia chromosome 2, AdamAnt_v2, whole genome shotgun sequence genome is shown below.
agatgataattaaagccaaaagagaagaaaaatagagaatttggCTGAGGGAAGAAAGCTACACTTAAATGTAAATGGAGGAAGAGGCAAAataaaacagtaacaacaaaacaaacagcAAAGGAGAAACCATCAAAAACCTTGTCTTCAAATATTGCAGATGTCGAGGAGGATGCACTTTGGAAAAAAAGGCCATTGGACAGGGCCATTGCTGATGAATACAGAATAGCTctcaagatttatatgaactaatgcaaagggAAACAggtagaactaggaaaataagGGGAACTACAAAATGGCTACAATGTAAACAGAGAGCTCAAAGGCAGcaaacaattgaaaatgaatgtaGCAAAGTTATGATCAAACTTGTTTCCAAAGAGGAGATTTGAGGAAGCACCAAGGCTCCACCCTGTTTGAGGAGGTAGGAGCACAGCATACAATCAGacttttttcattgtattattgGTATtgcttctcctctccctccctactCTTTATTGCTCAGTTTCTCTCCTTCGCTCTCATTATAAGGGATGGCTCTTGGAAGAGGATGGGGAGAATGGAGGGACATATAgggaaatatagatataaaatcaaaagatatcaataaaactgtgtttaaaaagaaatcattggaGAAAATCACAAGATTTAAAGCTGGGAGAAATAATTAAGTCCAGCTACATGTTTTTGTAAAAGTGGaaagtgaggaaactaagatggGAAGCAATTTGCCTATGGTCATAGAGTGGCTGTGCCAGGTCTCAAATCCAGACCCTCGGATTCCATCatcaatgctctttccaccaGCACATGACACAGTCTATTTTCAGGACAGTGACTGCGATAGAAGCCATACTATAAGGGGCTGGGAGTAAAGGGGTAGTAAGGAAGTGGAAGTACTAGTTCCAGGAAAGTTTTTGTCAATGCAACAGAGATTTAAACAACTCCCTGTTCTACTCTGACCCAAAGTGCTATATAAGGCAAGGCTAAACATATAATGGGTGCTTATCCACTTGTCTCAAAGCACCCATCCACCTGTCTCTAGGAGGCTACAGCATGAGTTGAGGGTCTATCCAGCATCATACCTACCACCCACTACCTCTCTGATAAGGAAAAAGAGTGGTATCCCTGGGCTTTGTGCCCCatgtcacagaatttcagagctggtggGGACCTTCAACAATCATCCAAATccccatcccctcattttacagacagggaaacctatggcaaataatttacccaaggtcatataatCTAGATGTTGGTAGAGACAGAACCCATTCCTGACTCCTTAACTCTGTAAGGCGGTGAAAGAATGTTAACAGTAGGCATTCAGGGAAAATGATGCTGACAAATGAGAGGTGGCGGCCTTGGGTCTTCCCAACTGGGCTGGGGAGCAAAGCAGCCCAATATCTACCCATCCATTCACCACTCCATAGTCCTGCCTATCAggctggaggggagggggaagaagggaggatcAGGAAGACCAATTCTTGTCCCTGGCCAAAGGGAAAGGCGAAAAGCTCATGCTGTAGCTGGGGAATGTTGGTATATTGTCAGTGAACTTTACTTTGAATCAAAGAACCAAAACCCGAATGTCCTTGGAGATTCCTTTAGTGAAGTTGCGTCCATGAAAACAGGATAAAGCCACTTCCTCTGTCTGAGCACGGAGCTCAGAGCTAGGTGGGGGAGGAGCTAGGAAGGGCAAGCAGGAGGGGCATCGGCTCCTGCCTTGGGGTTGGAGGAGTGGGAGAGATGAGTTTCTCTGAAATAGGGGAGATGACAGGATTTTTCAAACCCCATTAGTTCAGGGCATCCAGATGGGTACAGACTTCTTCAAAGACACTGTCCACTGAGCCTTCTGCATTGATCTGTGGGAAGACACAAGGGTCATTAGACTGACCTGGAAAACCAGGATGGGTAGAACTTGTGGACTTGAAGGACTTCTCTGAGACAAGGCTAATTCATCTGTCCATGTCTCTCCCCCACCCTTCCATACCTGGGATGGGAGACAAGAGGGATTTAGGTTGATATCAGAAAGAACTTTTGTTTGTGTGAGAGAAGTCTATGGAAGGAAGATGGGGAAGGGACAGAGTCAGGGGAAGGgactaaatgatcttttaaaCTTGAGGTTTTGAAGACTTGGGTGGAAGAGCTCACAGTAATGAAACCTAGAGAGGCAacagataaaatggaaaatagttttCAGGGCCTGCAGTCAAGAGACCCAGACCTGAACTCTGGCTCTGCTCCTTACTTAGCTAGCTGACCCTGAGTTAATTAtataagtctcagtttccccaattgtaaaatgaggggggggttagattaggtgatctctaaggtgACCATCCAGTTGTAGTCCTTTAGGCCTGCCTGAAGGAATTCATCTCCTGTATCTACGGGGGCTAAGAACCagctctcctcctccccactccttccTTTCCTAGGGCCCTGGCTTtgccttcctcctcttctctgaaTCTGGGCCCAGTGtctccacccccacccaggaTGCTTTCAAGGCCCCCAAAGATGTAAGTCAGGGAGGGTTCTGCCAGCCTTCCCACCTGCCCTCTCTGACATCCCCAGCCCCTTTACCTTGCGGACAATACCCCGACCCTCATAAAATTTGATGACTGGCTCTGTGGCACTGTAGTACGTTTCCAGACGTTTCTTGATGGTCTCTTCATTATCATCTACACGGCCACTGCTCTCCCCTCTTTTCAGCAACCTTTCCGTCATAGTTTCAGCGGCAGCATCTATGTGGAGCAGCAGTGTAGGGGTGCCAATCTAGGGAGACAAGAAGGGGATAGGGAATCAGGACAGAGAAGCTCTGAGTTCCAATCCTAATTATACCAACTTGCTGGTGATGGAATCAATCACTCAAGCCACTCTGAACTTCCATATCTTTAGTCCCAGAACATTGGCCTTGTAACGTTTGGTATCTGTGTCTGTAACAGAATCAGATCACCTAGAGCTGGAACTTTTGAGATCACCTGGTCCaactcccctcattttataaattgagaAACTGGAGTTCAGGGATCAGAGGCCTTCACCAAGGCTAACAGCAGAGCTGAGGTTCATTGCCAGGTAGTCTGATTCCAAAATTTCCAGTTTCATTCCATAAACCTGTGGTTAGGCTTATGATGGGATAggattactttaatttttttatgaggTAGGTGAGACACCCGGTGGAAAGAACCTTGGATCTAAAgtccaaaagcaaagaaaacctaagttcataGAGTaataccagccctggagtctggaggccctgagttcatcaagttcagcctcagatatgtaatgcttacttactgtgtgactttggataagtcacttaatcccaattgcctcgccaaaaaaaaaattctacatataAATTCATCACCTCTGTCAGGAAGTGGGTAGCATTCTTTATCCTTGGTGCTCTAAAATCATGGTTGATgactgtcttttgtttctttttttgtcaatcTACACACATTTATCATTACCTATAATGGTGTCTACAAACACCAGATATTGTACTAGATGCAAGTTATATAAAGTCAAGAATTAGATAAAGAAGATGCAATGAGACCATCCAAAGGTGAGATAGAAAAATCATCCAACTTGTTATAAATAGTATATCATagatttctccttttcccctttttttccttttctttcttttctttttttttgctaagacaattggagttaaatgacttacttgcccagggtcacacaggaagtattaaatgtctgaggtcagatttgaattcaggttctcctgacctcaggctggtgctctatccattgtgccacctagttgtccttctcctttttcttatgaCATTAGTATCATtgagctatttttttaaataaagtcttttattttcaaaacacacgtatagttttcaacattcacccttgcaaaatcttgtgtttcaaatttttttctccatccctttcccccactccctcccctagatggcaagtaattcaatatatgtcaaacatgtacaattctactatacatatttccacaagaaaaatcagaccaaaaaagaaaaatatgagaaagaaaactaaatgcaatTTTGCTTCACTTTTACAATATTGAtgtcatagttctaaattgtcctatgctttttttttttccccttggtgaggcaattgggatgaacttgtccaaggtcacatagctaccaaatgttaagtatctgaggctagatttgaactcaagtcatcttACCTCCAAAGGCTGGTGCcttatccattgcatcatctaactgccctgcttactttactctgctTCAGTCCTTACAAGTCTTCCCTGGAAGGTCTTCTTTCCTCATTATTTActgcacagtagtattctattacattcatgtatcataattaGTTTAGCCAttgctcaatttccagttttttgctgcCACACAgtgagctgccataaatatttttggaatgaATGTATTATCAACACATGCCATATTcaccctttttccccttttttcttctgttttttttttttttcctctcatggcttttcccttttggtatgatttttcttccccaatatgattcacaaagaaatatatattttaaaaattaatatactatgtataaccagaaaaagaaaacaataaaaaagaaatcgtTCAGTGGGTAGATGGGTAGTGGGAGAATGAAaagtctataaaaataaattttaaaaaatgtttttgtacatggaTTCTTTCACTCTGTGTTTATCTCCTAGAGATATAGATCTGATAATTGTATTGCTAGATCAAATGGTACTGTTTCATAATTTTTACCACATAGTTCTGAATTGCTTTCCAGGAAGGATGTACCAATTCACAACCCTATCAACACTTCGATAATTTGCCTGTCTTTTATGGAGTATTACTTGACATATTAGAGtatgaactccttgaaggcagaactctttttcattttttaaatgtgtattcCTAACAACCGGTACAGTATGTGGCATATAAATGAATCTTTAATAAGTGAattattatattgaattgaattggctaCAATATTGTACTGCTTGTCATTCTCTTCAATAGTGTATTCAAGGCCATAGGCTCCAATATCCAGACACTCAAATGATATATGTTGAACTGCATGTATGTGATACAAAGTTCTCAAGTTCTCAGCTGATAAAGAAACAATATAATTAAAGATTGGAAAGCTTTCACAGAATAATCAAGGCAAGAATTGTCTACGAGGCTATGTAGAGAGGAACCATTGCTCTGGGAATCCAATAAAGTCTAATAAATAAGGAGAGGCCAATAAAAACATGGGGTACTGGAAGCAAAGCCCAGCAGCTTTTGACAACCATGGGGCTTTGTGTGGGATGACATCTTCCTCCTCTAGAGATGAAGTCACCAAAactctctcctggttttctcCAAGGAGAAAATCTAAGTGACCACAGTACCCTCTTGTGTCTAGGGGAGGAAAAACCACTTgagacagaaatggagaatgTCCagtttccattcaattcaatacttatttttaaaaatcaactatgTGCAAAAGCACTATGTTAGGCACAGTAGGAGTATAGAAGCAGAAATggaaacagttcctgtcctcagagAGCTTATCATAAATCTATTGAGAGATTCCATTTTGGTCCCTAACTTGTGATTTCAATATTACAAGGAATTCCTACTGAAGAAACTCCAAGGCAGATTAGTAGTGTTTTACTCTTTGGAAAATTTGTTTAGGGCTCCTGGGAGATTAAGAGCCCAGGACTGAAGGTGGGATTTCAAATCCTGTTTTCTTGCCTCTGAAATCAGCTCTCAATCTATTACAAGCTACTACAAGGGCACATTGAAAACAACATTTAAATAGTCTATGTATTTCACAAAATACAGACAAAATCTCAGatgaaagggctttaaatgtgTAATGTTTAAAGCCAAACCTAGCCCAAGTACTTAGCTATGGGGCGGTAttataggtagcatttatataaagatttaaggtttacaaaacactttacaaatattttcttcttttaccctCATGATAATTCTGAGaaataggcattattattattatctccatgttacttttttttttttttaaggcaatgaAATTTGATTTGGGTAATGATttgcctgggtcacacagctagttaagagtctgagaataaatttgaactcttgactccaggactattgctctatccactgtgtcaactagctgccccatccccaatttacaaacaaggaaactgaggcaagcaggtagAAGTCAAATCATTTTTTTGCTTAAGACCATACAGTGTTAATTTGATGCCAAActcaaactcagatctttgtgGACTATATAGGTCAAGTGTATCatcatccactgtgccacctaacagaaggagagagacttttttttggggggggtcccTCAAATTTTTTATCATGCAGATTGGTCCACTGAAAGTGGCCACTTTCAGGATGTGGCAATGATactatggaaaaggaagtacaattAGCATCAGAAATGTCCTCCTGGTTGGAGCAGCCAGGATCCTCCCCTGTCTAACCATGCTAAGTAAGCAGAGAATCTTCTGAGTCTTACCAATTGTGAGGCAAGGGTATCATGAGCCCCTCAGTCACCTTCCCACGGCATGCTTCCCTCTCGCACACCAAACCCCACATGTCAAGCATCAGCAGCAGGCCAGACAGCATCCAAACTCAGCTTACcttcttttcaaattcttctccctGTTTCACTTCCCGAGGGTAACCATCTATCAAGAAGCCCTTGGATGTCTCAACCTTGGCAACCATGGCGTCTCTGAGCATATCCAATACCGTATCCTGGGGGAGAATGatagaggggaggaaggaattgACGGGGAGAAAAGATAACTTGATAATaatagttgttcagtcatgtccagctcctTGTGACCtcacttgagattttcttggcaaagatattggaagggtgcaatttccttctccagctcattgtatagatgaggaaattgaggcaagcaggattaagtgacttgcccaggggcaaacagctagtgagtgtcttgaggctggatttgaactcaggaagatgagtcttattAAAGATTCCTTTGGCCTCTTCTCAGACATGCTGGCCCCgtttcctattctcttttttctaacttctctgaaGTCCCCCTGAAACCCCAATTCAGCTCTACTATACCCAGCTCAGGAGAGTTACTATGGATTCCACCTAGCTCTGTATCCTCTGAAATGCAAAGATATTTACTATGTAAACCACATGGTTTTGATGTGAATTATATTCTGTCTTATACTGCTATCTAGTTTGGGCTTCTGCCTACTCCCCAACTAAGTCATAAACTACTACTTCTTCTAGCACAGCACCAGACATACTGTAAGTACAGGCTCACACAAGAGCTATTGATAGATTAATCTTCAGAAGCAAACGGTAAAGCAGGTATTGTAAGAATCATTGATTGTCctacctcttctttcctctttcctcttgctCTCCCCAGTTTCACCTCACCCTTTTATTCCCCCCTACTTAAGGGTATTgggacagtaataataataattaacagtaATATCATTTATTGTCTATCACTGATTATTAATCTCTAACATGAAGGGCATTGTGGTATAGTAGATGGAGGACCAGCCTTGGAATAtgaaagccctgaattcaaaGCCCACCACAAATATTAGCTGTTTGTAACCACAACTATATCACTTACCTTCCTCAGTGCACCTGGCCACTCTCTAGGACAATGTTACAGAAAAGTTGTGACCTGTATCACATTGGGAGTGCCCTACCTGGATGAGATCACAAATTTTGACAACCTACACCCCAAAAGGATATCCCTGACATGCCTATGGAATGTTTAtctttatataatactttttcaTTCCCAGAATATTCAATAGATTATAGTTTGAGGACAGGTATTATCTCACCTTTGTCTTTATATACCTAGCACCTAACTCAAGTGTTATTTAAGAGCAGCTATTTAAGAAAATGTTTACTATactgaaatatattaaatttaacaatgcAGGGTCCCCTTGATGCAATCAGTGTTGCTTCAAAAGAAATATGcctgattattttatttgaaaaactaaAGGGTTGAAAAATCACAGCTATGATATACAATTAGAAGACCAAACATTCATTTAGCTAGTACATCAGAACAGAGATCTGGCAGAGATGCTGTATAGATGGAGGATGAGTTGGGAGTAGATATGATGCCATTTGGGAGATTGTTGCAGTACTTTTAATGATCCCAAGCTGCTCCCCAATCCCAAAATCTAACTTTCTTAAAAAACATTAAGTATTTTCCCAAGTATGATCTGTCATTGAAATCTTTACAGCACCACAATCATTAAAGAATCAAAGCTCAGTGTAACCTGAAAATCAGTGGAATGATGATAGGCACATATAAgataagtttctttttctttctttttttaaagccagCTTTATGGtttaaaatttattcaattcAGTTTGCCAGCCATCTTATAAAGCAATATTACATATAAATCCATATTCTAGGtattagatattaaaaaaaaatccctgccctcaaggagtttattctCTATTATATAAGCACATAGGTACCAAATATAGATAAACTAAGGATTAAGAAGACATGACCTCTTTCTCTCAGAAACTAGAAagatattttattgctttttgacCAAAAATTCAACATGGAAATTCattaaaatcatattattaaTTTTACCTCCACACTAGATCAGGCAAAAGTGAGAGGTTACTCAGACTTTCAAAATTTAAAGTTATTGAGTTATAAGCACTAGAGGATCCTATTaatctggaaatatttttagtttaCATCTTGTGACAGGTTCTGCTTTTCTGACATATATTTACAAGAATGATTTTGCAGAAGAGGAGTAATAAGGGGAATTGGTGAGGAAATGTAGAATCATAAAAGGAGATGGGCCAGTCACGTGTCAAAAGTAAAATATGACATGAACAGCCTGAATACTTCATTGGcacccacaaaaaaagaaaggtctCTAGCATTTCTAGGGGAACATGAACAAGAATGTGAGAAGGTGAAAGGGTGAAAAGAGGTGGCTAAGCTGTGATCTGAAATGATGAGAGGAATAGCCTCAGGAATAAATCATATAGTCactgaaatatatttcatattatatttcatttgactCTGATAATAAGTGTGCTAAGGGCAAAGGGTGTATTTTATAGAGAACAAAATCAATGTTCATAGAAATGAAGTGATTGTTCTATACCTTACAggatagagaaataaagagaaaaaatcagaactttctattttcattcccAGTGGGGATATTCATATGCAATCAATGATTACTCTTCTCACCACCCCAAATTCTACAAAGCGCCTAGAATATAGGCACATGCTAAACACTCAATTAAGAAAGTTTGCCCAGATTCTAGTTCGTTGTAAGTGCTATCCAAATATTGCAGTTGTAGTCCTATAGTGCCAATGCCCTTCCTCCCCTCACCCTCCACAATCATTGCTTACCAAGGGTACCAGTTCTCCTTTCTCCATGATTTCTGACAATTTCTTGCCCCTTTCAGAGCCAGAGCTGACTTCTTCCCTCAAGAGATCTCCAGTGGATAGATGTGTGTAGCCATACTTCTCAACAATCTTCTCACATTGGGTCCCCTTCCCTGAGCCTGGTCCCCCTAAAAGAACCAGAAATACCCCTCCTCAAATGTCATAACTGAGAGAGATTTTAGAAATGTTGTagttcaaatccttaattttacagGTATAGAAAATGGAGCTCGGGGGAGAAATGAACGACTTGCGCAGTCATATAGAAAATGGCAGCTCCTGggctagaatttttattttatttttttattaatttttattaatgcctagcacatagtgatgtcttaataaatgcttgttgacctgtTTATTGACTCATATTTATGTATCATTTGACAAATTGCAATAGGCtctcctcacaataatcctgagagagATAATGCAATGTTATAATCCACGTGTTTACAGAGGTCAAATGACTCAAAGTCACATATTATATAGCATAGCCAGAACTGAAACTCAGTTCtctctacctcagacacttactagctgtgtgaccctgagaaagtcaatTAACTGTGACTGCCtctttaaaaaagggaaggaaggaaggaaggaaggaaggaaacaaggaaggaaggaagagagggaggaaaggaggaaaaaaagaagggaggaaggaagaaagggagggagggaggaagagagaaaaagaaaggaaggaagaaaagaagagagggaaaggaagaaaggaagaaaaaagagaaggaagaaaaggaaggatgaaaaaagaatggaagaaataaagaggaaggaagagagaaagaaaaagaaggaagaaagacaagaaggaaggtaggaaggaaaagaaagaaagaaaatggagaagatagagaagaagggaggaagggggaggagaaaagggagaaaggaaaaaataaagaatggaagaaataaaaagtaagggagaaagaaagaaaaggaaggaaggtaagaaggaagaaaaaagaaataaagaaaaataaagtggaggagagagagagaggaaggaagaagaaagaaagaaagaaagaaaaaaagaaagaaagaaagaaagaaagagaaggaaaaaaagaaattaagaaaaaaagaaagaaattaagaaagaaagaaaaattgagaaagaaagaaaatgtaaaaaaaaaaaaaaaggttagttcTCTGGACTCACAGTCCAGTAGGAGTCCATAAGACCACACTAACCAGCCCCCTTTCCCCCCCAGGCTCCTTGTGGACACATAACCTTGGTGTATTGTGAGGTAGGAGCATAAGCAGCCCCACCCCCGCCTATGTCCAAACAGCTCTAACCTCCCAACCCAACAGCTCTCCAACTCACCCACCACAAAGATGATCTTGCTATTCTTCAATTTTTCTgtggatggaggaaaggaaaaccAGTTAGGCAGAAGCCCAATGGGAAGAGTGGAGGGGTTGGGGAGGGAGGGCGACCAGCCACCCAGAGAAAGGCCCAGGGATACCTTTAGCCACGTTAGCTACTTTGGTGTTTTCATTAGAGAGGCAAGACCCCATGTCCCGATCTTTGTTCCAGTCTCCTCAGTACTTCCCTTAATCTTACAGCCCTTTTCTCTGCCCATCCCTCTTCTCCCCAACCCCCACTAGGTTCTTATGCCAGGGTTTGGGCCTGTAGCCCCTCCCTGTAGCTGTCTCAGCCCCCCCAGTATTGCCCAGTTTGTGGCAAGGGTGAGGTGGAAGGAGATGTTAGCAGGCCACAACACATGTTCCCATAGAAACAGTTGCTGGGGAATGGAGGGGTGTGGTGAGGACCTCGGCCCTAGGCCCAGTCTAACTATGTGGTCTCTGTGCTGAGGTGGGCAGGGACACAGGAATTAAAGCTACAGTCTTCAAGGAATAGAGGATTTAATGCGAACTGAAGGCCTTCTCAGGCCACAACGTCGAGGACTTCCAGCCCACAGGTCAGCGGGGGAGTACCCCACAGCCCAGGTGATAGGGGGAAGAGCTGATCACTAAAGGCAGTTCCCgattttaaaattctagaattCTTCTCCTGGGGGAGGGGCCGGGCCTGCAGTGGGGGAAAAACGCTTTTCTGACTTTTGGTGTCCTATTCTTCCCTGGGTGACAGGAGGAATCCCATGGCCCTTCTGGGACTCCAGATCCCACCCAGGGATGccagaatggggggggggggtcatgaGGACCACAGAATGAGGCTGCTGAATGTAATCAAGTAGAGAAGCAATTGATTTTCCTTGTAGGTAAACTAATCTCTCTAGGACTCTGGACATTTTCTGTACGAGCACAACAGAgtgatttcctcatttttttctggacaCTTCTCCGAAGATGGGATGTAAGAACCCATTAGCTCACATCCCTTATATTTATCTGTTCAGCACTGACTGAGGATTAGGATGTTTTCAAATTCATTATACTGACAGATCTCCCCAACTCCCTAAAATTCCTATTCtgcatttggggaaactgaggcagggattTACACTCAATTTATACTCAAAATAGACAACTCCAGATCCTGACTTTGCTTcttactgtgtgactttaggcaagtcatttaacctcagtttcttcatctatagaatatGAGGATTGGAAAAGTTGTCTCTGAAGTGCCTTCCAGCCCCTGTAATTCATGATCCTTGGGGCCCAGa
Proteins encoded:
- the AK1 gene encoding adenylate kinase isoenzyme 1 isoform X2 — protein: MDKKLKNSKIIFVVGGPGSGKGTQCEKIVEKYGYTHLSTGDLLREEVSSGSERGKKLSEIMEKGELVPLDTVLDMLRDAMVAKVETSKGFLIDGYPREVKQGEEFEKKIGTPTLLLHIDAAAETMTERLLKRGESSGRVDDNEETIKKRLETYYSATEPVIKFYEGRGIVRKINAEGSVDSVFEEVCTHLDALN
- the AK1 gene encoding adenylate kinase isoenzyme 1 isoform X1; protein product: MGSCLSNENTKVANVAKEKLKNSKIIFVVGGPGSGKGTQCEKIVEKYGYTHLSTGDLLREEVSSGSERGKKLSEIMEKGELVPLDTVLDMLRDAMVAKVETSKGFLIDGYPREVKQGEEFEKKIGTPTLLLHIDAAAETMTERLLKRGESSGRVDDNEETIKKRLETYYSATEPVIKFYEGRGIVRKINAEGSVDSVFEEVCTHLDALN